From Mycobacterium lacus, one genomic window encodes:
- a CDS encoding phosphotransferase family protein — translation MANEPAIGGVDRLQRSSRDITTVPAVMSRWLSTLLPAGAKPEVTVESGVDSTGMSSETIILTTRWRRDGRPIEQKMVARVAPAADDVPVFPSYRLDHQFEVIRLVGELTDIPVPRVRWIETTGDVLGKPFFLMDYVEGMVPPDVMPYTFGNNWFADAPPGRQRELQDATIGVLAKLHSIPNADNTFGFLGEGREGDTALRRHFHWVRSWYDFAVPDIGRSPLLERTFDWLQDNWPNDPAGRDPVLLWGDARVGNVLYRDFQPVAVLDWEMVALGPRELDVAWMIFAHMVFQELAGLATLPGLPEVMRENDVRATYQRLAGVELGDLHWFYVYSGVMWACVFMRTGARRVHFGEVEKPDDVESLFYHAGLMRRLIGEDR, via the coding sequence GTGGCCAACGAACCGGCAATCGGAGGTGTCGACCGCCTCCAGCGCTCTAGCCGCGACATCACCACCGTGCCGGCGGTGATGTCGCGATGGCTGTCGACGCTGCTTCCCGCCGGAGCGAAACCCGAGGTGACCGTGGAGAGCGGCGTGGACTCCACGGGCATGTCGTCGGAAACCATCATCTTGACCACTCGCTGGCGGCGGGACGGACGGCCGATCGAGCAGAAAATGGTCGCGCGGGTAGCGCCCGCCGCCGACGACGTGCCGGTGTTCCCGTCGTATCGGCTCGACCACCAATTCGAGGTGATAAGGCTGGTCGGCGAGCTGACCGACATACCGGTCCCTCGGGTTCGCTGGATCGAGACCACCGGCGACGTCCTGGGAAAACCCTTCTTCTTGATGGACTACGTCGAGGGCATGGTGCCGCCCGACGTGATGCCCTACACCTTCGGCAACAACTGGTTTGCCGACGCACCCCCCGGACGCCAGCGCGAACTGCAGGACGCCACCATTGGGGTGCTGGCGAAGCTGCATTCAATCCCCAACGCGGATAACACGTTTGGGTTCCTCGGCGAGGGACGGGAAGGCGACACAGCGCTGCGGCGGCACTTCCACTGGGTGCGATCCTGGTACGACTTCGCGGTACCCGACATCGGCCGATCGCCGCTGCTGGAACGGACTTTCGACTGGCTGCAGGACAACTGGCCGAACGACCCGGCCGGGCGCGACCCCGTGCTGCTCTGGGGCGACGCCCGGGTCGGCAACGTCTTGTACCGCGACTTCCAGCCGGTGGCGGTGCTGGACTGGGAAATGGTGGCGCTGGGACCGCGCGAGCTTGACGTCGCATGGATGATATTCGCGCACATGGTTTTTCAGGAGCTGGCCGGCCTGGCAACACTGCCGGGGCTGCCCGAGGTGATGCGCGAGAACGACGTCCGCGCCACCTATCAACGACTGGCCGGCGTGGAGCTCGGTGACCTGCATTGGTTTTACGTCTACTCGGGCGTGATGTGGGCGTGTGTGTTCATGCGCACCGGCGCACGACGGGTGCACTTCGGCGAGGTGGAGAAACCCGACGATGTCGAATCGCTTTTCTACCACGCCGGATTGATGAGGCGCCTTATCGGAGAGGATCGCTAA
- a CDS encoding TetR/AcrR family transcriptional regulator, whose translation MKADMSSLDKAPGAGRPRDPRIDAAILSATAEMLVQSGYSNLSLAAIAERAGTTKSALYRRWSSKAELVHEAAFPVAPTALVAPAGDFAADIRMMVGATRDVYTTPVVRAALPGLVADMMADAELNARVLSRFADLFTAVRLRLREAIDRGEVRPDVDADRLIELIGGATMLRMLLYQDQELDDAWVDQITAIIVHGVMR comes from the coding sequence ATGAAAGCAGACATGTCCTCCCTTGACAAGGCCCCCGGCGCCGGGCGCCCACGGGACCCACGCATCGACGCGGCCATCCTTTCCGCGACCGCGGAAATGCTTGTGCAGAGCGGCTATTCGAACCTGAGCCTGGCGGCAATCGCCGAACGTGCCGGGACCACAAAATCCGCCCTGTACCGCCGATGGTCGAGCAAGGCCGAGCTGGTGCACGAAGCCGCGTTCCCGGTGGCGCCCACCGCGCTGGTCGCTCCCGCCGGCGACTTCGCCGCGGACATCCGGATGATGGTCGGGGCCACGCGCGACGTGTACACCACACCGGTGGTGCGGGCCGCGCTGCCCGGTCTGGTGGCCGACATGATGGCCGACGCCGAACTCAACGCCCGGGTGCTGTCCCGCTTCGCCGACCTGTTCACCGCCGTGCGGTTGCGGCTGCGCGAAGCAATCGACCGCGGCGAAGTGCGTCCCGATGTGGACGCGGACCGATTGATCGAGCTGATCGGGGGGGCGACCATGCTGCGTATGCTGCTGTACCAGGATCAAGAGCTCGACGACGCGTGGGTGGATCAGATCACCGCGATCATCGTGCACGGGGTGATGCGATGA